In Mangrovivirga cuniculi, the following proteins share a genomic window:
- a CDS encoding SRPBCC family protein has translation MKYTIEKTINKPLHEVVAKFDNPDNMDKWMDGLKSYEHISGTPGEEGAKAKLVFNMNNREIEMIETITRRNLPDEFSSIYVANGVVNKNTNRFQKISENKTKYISEQEFQLKGFMRLMGWFMPGSFKKQTARYMDSFKNFVESTN, from the coding sequence ATGAAATACACCATTGAAAAAACAATAAACAAACCACTCCATGAAGTTGTCGCTAAATTTGACAATCCGGACAACATGGATAAATGGATGGACGGGTTAAAAAGTTATGAACATATCAGCGGAACACCCGGCGAAGAAGGAGCAAAAGCGAAATTAGTTTTCAACATGAACAACCGGGAAATTGAAATGATCGAGACGATTACCAGAAGAAATTTACCAGATGAATTCTCAAGTATATATGTTGCAAATGGGGTTGTTAATAAAAACACCAACCGGTTTCAAAAAATATCTGAAAACAAAACAAAGTATATTTCTGAACAGGAATTTCAATTAAAAGGCTTTATGAGGTTGATGGGATGGTTTATGCCGGGTAGTTTTAAAAAACAAACTGCAAGATATATGGACAGCTTTAAAAATTTCGTAGAATCGACCAATTAA
- a CDS encoding tetratricopeptide repeat protein: MTDKLPAEYLEFIDKNSKDGFKIYFKIEDWHFWPVSEAVRKTEELIRDNILGKDEFAIADNEDGQYLFYKTNHQPPHNIFMADESFGKPFFTFSIHDFEKFEKTIELVSQTNNQNYKSIDISAIKDHPGSVYWYAFNLMTSPYDDDYSEDLNQYAAELLKEAAEAGHPEAAAELADYYSFQDDIDIEEVIKWRKKSIELGDHDEKYELADFIIDNKPEDITFATSLLEELTQNERFSDRAYLKLSKVYMSEDNGSHNPQKAIDAVNKAIELGNFVAKADLAFYYYNGFGVDKDKKKAMELLIEANKEAKKRMGEEPWNEVIHKLKKEMD, translated from the coding sequence ATGACTGACAAACTACCCGCAGAATACCTCGAATTCATTGATAAGAACTCTAAAGATGGCTTCAAAATTTATTTTAAAATTGAAGACTGGCACTTCTGGCCGGTTAGTGAAGCAGTAAGAAAAACGGAAGAATTAATCCGCGATAATATCCTTGGTAAAGATGAGTTTGCGATTGCAGATAATGAGGACGGTCAATACTTATTCTACAAAACCAATCATCAGCCACCACATAATATTTTCATGGCTGATGAAAGTTTTGGTAAACCCTTTTTTACATTTTCCATTCATGACTTTGAAAAGTTCGAGAAAACTATCGAACTGGTATCGCAGACAAATAATCAGAATTATAAATCAATTGATATTTCAGCTATTAAGGATCATCCAGGATCTGTGTATTGGTATGCGTTCAATTTGATGACTTCGCCTTATGATGATGACTATTCTGAAGATCTGAATCAATACGCTGCTGAATTGTTAAAAGAAGCTGCTGAAGCCGGACATCCTGAGGCTGCTGCTGAACTGGCTGATTATTATTCATTCCAGGATGATATTGATATTGAAGAAGTAATTAAGTGGAGAAAGAAATCAATCGAATTAGGTGACCATGACGAAAAATACGAATTAGCAGATTTTATTATCGACAACAAGCCTGAGGATATCACTTTTGCTACTTCCCTACTGGAAGAACTCACTCAAAACGAGCGTTTTTCAGACAGAGCCTATCTAAAATTATCTAAGGTTTATATGTCCGAAGATAATGGATCTCATAATCCTCAAAAAGCTATTGATGCTGTTAATAAAGCCATCGAACTTGGTAACTTCGTTGCTAAAGCTGACCTGGCTTTTTATTACTACAATGGGTTTGGTGTAGATAAAGATAAAAAGAAAGCAATGGAATTACTCATCGAAGCTAATAAGGAAGCAAAAAAAAGAATGGGTGAAGAGCCATGGAATGAAGTGATCCATAAACTAAAAAAGGAAATGGATTAA
- a CDS encoding REP-associated tyrosine transposase, whose product MSGDRYVIDNQNGIYFCTMTVVDWIDVFTRREYRDIIIESLQYCISNKGLELYSWVIMSNHIHIIASVTTPYKFSDFLRDFKKFTSKEIIKEIDRINESRREWLLDRFNFQARKTQRAKKYKVWKDSNHCIEIDSTIDIWEKIHYIHENPLRNGLVDVPEDYRYSSARDYTKSKGLLDVIVI is encoded by the coding sequence ATGTCTGGGGATAGATATGTGATCGATAATCAAAATGGTATTTATTTTTGCACGATGACAGTCGTTGATTGGATTGACGTCTTTACAAGAAGAGAATATAGAGATATTATTATTGAATCACTTCAATATTGTATTTCGAACAAAGGATTAGAATTATATAGCTGGGTAATAATGTCTAATCATATCCACATAATTGCATCCGTAACTACACCATATAAATTTTCTGATTTTCTAAGAGATTTCAAGAAGTTCACTTCAAAAGAAATTATTAAAGAGATAGATAGAATAAATGAGAGTAGAAGGGAATGGTTATTAGACAGATTTAATTTTCAAGCAAGGAAGACACAAAGAGCTAAAAAATACAAGGTATGGAAAGATTCCAATCATTGCATTGAAATAGATTCTACTATTGATATTTGGGAAAAAATTCATTATATCCATGAAAATCCTCTTAGAAATGGTTTGGTAGACGTACCAGAAGATTATCGATATAGCAGCGCAAGAGACTACACCAAATCTAAAGGCTTATTAGATGTAATTGTTATTTGA
- a CDS encoding DUF349 domain-containing protein — protein MTDKEKNELAGEDSKQENPVNETPESPLETKAEDQDQKEEEKEVSEPEEKQKEEPVSESEKGETESAESDQPESSDDHDEEDDHDEDHEDDDDHDEEIDYHNLSKEELLKVVKDLAALDNMAKIGRVLKEVVPIYEEYKDKERQEALDKFIEEGGEEDGFDYKFDKVTEEFDATVQLLKDRRSKHYRSQKEQKQKNLDKKNEILERLREIVDSEETNVSINQLKEIQTEWKEVGPVPGGSAKSLWANYNALIDRFYDNRSIYFELKELDRKKNQTLKEDLIKRAEALENVEILKDAIAELNELHEEYKHVGPVPKEVQEDLWTRFKAASDKVYMRRKDYVEQLKKDLSENLEKKLALVEKVKPFAEFSSDRINDWNAKTKEILAIQKEWDSIGGMPRNKAKEVNKEFWGSFKSFFNSKGKFFKELEKERKENLKLKEELVERAEQLKDSTDWHETAAEMKKLQAEWKKVGPVPQKVREEVFKKFKAACDTFFQNRREQNKQFDQNYEKNLEAKEKVITEIHDMREKDLNDIDKLEDKMDDFFDIGFVPKKDIKATLDKFIHAVDQYLDESTEVDSEEAARVKMVARFGNMKGDKAERKMVRKEGAIRRQISKLQDDIVNWKNNMSFFASSKTADKLLKDFEDKIEQAEEKIIELKEQLRVLQDLENEANPD, from the coding sequence ATGACAGATAAAGAAAAAAATGAGCTAGCTGGTGAGGATTCAAAACAAGAGAATCCTGTGAATGAGACTCCTGAGAGTCCGTTAGAAACTAAAGCTGAAGATCAAGATCAAAAAGAAGAGGAGAAGGAAGTTTCCGAACCTGAAGAAAAGCAGAAAGAGGAGCCTGTTTCAGAAAGTGAAAAAGGCGAGACTGAATCTGCTGAATCAGATCAACCGGAAAGTTCTGATGATCACGATGAGGAAGATGATCACGACGAGGATCATGAAGATGATGATGATCACGATGAGGAGATCGATTATCACAATCTTTCAAAAGAAGAGCTTCTTAAAGTGGTAAAAGATCTTGCAGCACTTGATAATATGGCTAAAATAGGCCGTGTTCTCAAAGAAGTAGTTCCTATCTATGAAGAATATAAAGATAAAGAACGACAGGAAGCCCTTGATAAATTTATTGAAGAGGGAGGCGAAGAAGACGGCTTTGATTATAAATTTGATAAGGTAACTGAAGAATTTGATGCAACAGTCCAGTTACTTAAAGACCGCAGGTCTAAACATTACCGTTCTCAAAAAGAACAAAAGCAGAAAAATCTGGATAAGAAAAATGAGATCCTGGAGAGATTAAGGGAGATCGTTGATAGTGAAGAGACCAATGTCAGCATCAATCAATTAAAGGAAATTCAAACTGAGTGGAAAGAGGTTGGCCCGGTGCCGGGTGGATCAGCAAAGTCACTCTGGGCAAATTATAATGCACTAATCGATCGTTTTTACGATAACAGAAGTATTTATTTTGAGCTTAAGGAACTTGACAGAAAAAAGAACCAAACGCTCAAAGAAGATCTTATTAAAAGGGCAGAGGCACTTGAAAATGTAGAGATTCTGAAGGATGCCATTGCAGAATTAAATGAACTTCACGAGGAGTACAAACATGTTGGTCCAGTGCCAAAAGAAGTACAGGAAGATCTTTGGACTCGATTTAAAGCTGCCTCAGATAAGGTTTACATGCGTCGTAAGGATTATGTTGAACAGCTTAAAAAGGACCTTAGCGAAAACCTGGAGAAAAAGTTGGCGCTTGTTGAAAAGGTTAAGCCATTTGCTGAGTTTAGTTCAGACAGAATTAATGACTGGAATGCCAAGACCAAGGAAATTCTTGCCATTCAAAAAGAATGGGATTCAATTGGTGGCATGCCTAGAAATAAGGCTAAAGAAGTAAATAAAGAATTCTGGGGATCTTTTAAGTCCTTTTTTAACAGTAAGGGTAAGTTCTTTAAAGAACTCGAAAAGGAAAGAAAAGAAAACCTTAAGCTCAAGGAAGAACTCGTAGAAAGGGCAGAGCAATTAAAAGACAGTACCGATTGGCACGAGACTGCTGCAGAAATGAAGAAGTTGCAGGCAGAGTGGAAAAAAGTTGGTCCTGTTCCTCAAAAGGTAAGAGAAGAAGTATTCAAAAAGTTTAAGGCAGCTTGTGATACCTTTTTCCAGAACAGAAGGGAGCAAAACAAGCAGTTCGATCAGAATTACGAAAAGAATCTTGAAGCGAAAGAAAAGGTCATTACTGAGATTCATGATATGAGAGAGAAAGATCTTAATGACATCGATAAGCTTGAAGATAAAATGGATGACTTCTTTGATATCGGATTCGTCCCTAAGAAAGATATAAAAGCCACTCTCGATAAATTTATTCATGCTGTAGACCAATATCTTGATGAAAGTACTGAAGTAGACTCCGAGGAGGCTGCCAGAGTGAAGATGGTTGCCCGCTTTGGAAACATGAAAGGCGATAAGGCAGAGAGAAAGATGGTCAGAAAAGAAGGAGCCATCAGAAGGCAGATCAGTAAACTTCAGGATGACATAGTGAATTGGAAAAATAACATGTCGTTTTTTGCTTCTTCAAAGACAGCAGATAAGTTATTAAAAGACTTTGAAGATAAGATCGAACAAGCTGAAGAAAAGATTATAGAATTAAAGGAACAGCTTCGTGTTTTACAAGATCTTGAAAATGAGGCTAATCCTGATTGA
- a CDS encoding YqgE/AlgH family protein: protein MEFFPKPGSVNPEKGSFLLSEPFLPDPNFERSVVLLCENNEDGSFGFVLNKPSILTLSEVLDEETAIDIPLYVGGPVQQDTLHFIHRRPDLVDEAVPLGNGIFWGGNFEQVVALLRSGIFIDEDFKFFIGYSGWSEGQLKKELEETSWIVSEETDPEIVFNHDSDQIWGDILKKMGGEFKMFANYPQDPRLN from the coding sequence ATGGAATTCTTCCCCAAACCAGGATCAGTTAATCCGGAAAAAGGTTCTTTTCTCTTATCAGAACCCTTCCTTCCGGATCCGAATTTTGAACGTTCGGTGGTATTGCTTTGTGAGAATAATGAGGATGGGTCCTTCGGATTTGTGCTTAACAAACCTTCGATACTTACCTTAAGTGAAGTGCTTGATGAGGAAACGGCCATTGATATACCTTTGTATGTCGGAGGTCCAGTTCAGCAAGACACACTTCATTTTATTCATCGAAGGCCTGACCTGGTAGATGAAGCAGTGCCCCTTGGGAATGGTATCTTTTGGGGTGGAAACTTTGAGCAGGTAGTTGCTTTGTTAAGGTCCGGGATATTCATTGATGAAGATTTTAAGTTTTTTATTGGTTATTCGGGCTGGTCGGAAGGTCAACTAAAAAAAGAACTCGAAGAAACATCCTGGATTGTATCTGAGGAAACAGATCCTGAGATCGTATTTAATCACGATTCTGATCAGATCTGGGGAGATATATTGAAGAAGATGGGAGGAGAATTCAAGATGTTTGCAAATTATCCACAAGACCCGAGATTAAATTAA
- the miaE gene encoding tRNA-(ms[2]io[6]A)-hydroxylase: MKLSLEVSVESSPEWVEAVMNDFDSFLQDHANCERKASSMAMSLVAKYPNRTEIIPELIETAIEELEHFEDVYKVMEKRNIQLPHQISQDIYVKKLVDKCHSGREERFRDRLLLASIIECRGAERFRLIYEALPEGELKSFYHRLWASEAKHGNIFVKMALLYFPEDEVYSRLDELNKIEGEILKELPIKAALH; the protein is encoded by the coding sequence ATGAAGTTAAGTTTAGAGGTGTCTGTGGAAAGCAGCCCGGAATGGGTTGAAGCTGTCATGAATGATTTTGATTCATTTTTACAGGACCACGCTAATTGTGAGCGGAAAGCTTCATCGATGGCGATGAGCCTCGTGGCTAAATATCCGAATAGAACTGAAATAATTCCTGAATTAATTGAAACGGCGATCGAAGAGCTTGAGCACTTTGAGGATGTGTATAAAGTTATGGAAAAACGGAATATTCAGCTGCCTCATCAAATAAGTCAGGATATTTACGTTAAAAAGTTAGTAGATAAATGCCATAGTGGGAGAGAGGAAAGATTCAGAGATCGATTATTGCTTGCCTCTATTATCGAATGCCGGGGCGCGGAAAGATTCAGGTTGATCTATGAAGCACTTCCTGAAGGAGAGTTGAAAAGCTTTTATCATCGTTTATGGGCCTCAGAAGCTAAACATGGTAATATTTTTGTTAAGATGGCCTTGCTGTATTTCCCTGAAGATGAGGTTTATTCAAGGCTGGATGAGCTGAATAAAATTGAAGGGGAAATATTAAAAGAATTACCAATAAAGGCAGCTTTACATTAG